CCTCGGCGACCGACAGGTACGCGTCCGGCAGGTCGATGTACTTGCCGACCAGCGCGACCGTGACCTCGTCCTTCGGGTGGTGCACGACCCGCAGCAGCTCGTCCCAACGGGTCCAGTCCACGTCGCGGAACTGCAGGTTCAGCCGGCGTACGACGTACGCGTCCAGACCCTCGGCGTGCACGACCTTCGGGATGTCGTAGATCGACGGCGCGTCGACCGCGGCCACGACCGCCTCGACGTCGACGTCGCACATCAGCGAGATCTTGCGCTTCACGCTGTCCGGGATCGGCCGGTCGGCGCGGCACACGATCGCGTCGGGCTGGATACCGATCGACCGCAGCGCGGCGACCGAGTGCTGGGTCGGCTTGGTCTTGAGCTCACCGCTGGGCGCCATGTACGGCACCAGCGAGATGTGCAGGAAGAACACGTTGTCGCGGCCGACATCGTGCCGGACCTGCCGCGCCGCCTCGAGGAACGGCAGCGATTCGATGTCGCCGACGGTGCCGCCGATCTCGTGCAGTACGACGTCGACGTCCGGGCCCGCCATCGCGAGCATCCGTTCCTTGATCTCGTTGGTGATGTGCGGGATCACCTGGACGGTGTCGCCCAGGTACTCGCCGCGGCGCTCCTTGGCGATCACGCTCGAGTAGATCTGGCCGGTGGTCACGTTCGCGACCTGGGAGAGGTCCCGGTCGAGGAAACGCTCGTAGTGCCCGATGTCCAGGTCGGTCTCGGCGCCGTCGTTGGTGACGAACACCTCGCCGTGCTGGAACGGGTTCATGGTGCCGGGATCCACGTTGAGATACGGATCCAGCTTCTGCATCGTGACGCGGATGCCCCGTGCCGTCAGCAGACTGCCGAGGCTGGACGCTGTCAGTCCCTTACCGAGACTGGATGCCACGCCACCGGTGACGAATACGTGCTTGGTCTGCTGCGAATTGGAAGCCCTGTCCACGGGTCTTCAGCCTACCTGTTGTCAACCACCGGTCGCGACGAGACCCGCGTAGATGTCGAGCAGATTCTTCGCCACCGCGTCTTCGTCCATCCATCTGGAGGCCAACTCCCGGCCGCGTGTCCGCATAGCGTTCGCGGTGTCGGGCTCCGCCAGGACGGCCCGTACCCCGTCCGCCAGCCCGTCCGCGTCAGCGGGAAACGCCAGTACAGCACTGTCCCCGACCAGCTCGGGTACGCCGCCGACCGCGGTGGCCACCACCGGTACGCCGACCTGCATCGCCTCCTGCAGGACGAGGGCACGCGCCTCCCAGTGCGATGTGAGCAGAAACACATCGGCCGCACCGAGCAGATCGGCCACATCGTTGCGGTGACCGAGCAACCGGACCGGCAGCTCCTCCGCGTCGATCCGCGCCTGCAGGTTGTCCCGCAGCGGTCCGTCACCGACGACCACGAACACTGCGTCCGGAGTCGACTCGTGTACGCGGGAAGCGACGGACAGCAAGGTCGGGTAGTCCTTCTGTGGCGCCAGACGCCCCACGGTGAGCACCATGGGTTGGTCGCCGAGTCCCAGCTCCCGCCGTACGGCGGCACGTCGTGCACGGATCCGTGGCATCGCCGGAGCGGCCACAGGTGCCAACTGCGCGTTGCGGGCGCCGAGGCTCTTGGCCAGGTCCACGAGGTCGCTGGACGCCCCCAGAGTCAGGTCAGCGCCTCTGGCAACCAGCCGCTGCCCCATCCGCATCACGAGTCCTCGTGGTCCGGGGGCGATCACCGCGTTGTGCCAGGTGACGACCAGCGGCCGCAGCCGGGACCTGTCCCGCAGCGCGGTCATGCCGGCGCGGTAGCCGTGCGCGTGGATGACGTCGCACTCACGCAGTCCGGCCGCCTGGGAGACGACGGTCGCCGGGGCGAACTCGAAGTGCTCGGCCGTGCCCGGCGGAGCACACACCACCACCTCGTGCCCCGCACTGACGAACCGCGGCACCAGCGAGGCAACGTGCTGCCCGATGCCGCCCCGCGACTCCGCGAGCAGCAGCCCGATCCTCATGGTTTCTCCCGTCGTACGAGTGCGCGAGCGTCCGCGCGATCCAATGCAAGCACGACCAGGGCGTACACGACGACGGCGGCGAGCCCGGAGAGGACGG
This Kribbella sp. NBC_00482 DNA region includes the following protein-coding sequences:
- a CDS encoding CTP synthase — encoded protein: MDRASNSQQTKHVFVTGGVASSLGKGLTASSLGSLLTARGIRVTMQKLDPYLNVDPGTMNPFQHGEVFVTNDGAETDLDIGHYERFLDRDLSQVANVTTGQIYSSVIAKERRGEYLGDTVQVIPHITNEIKERMLAMAGPDVDVVLHEIGGTVGDIESLPFLEAARQVRHDVGRDNVFFLHISLVPYMAPSGELKTKPTQHSVAALRSIGIQPDAIVCRADRPIPDSVKRKISLMCDVDVEAVVAAVDAPSIYDIPKVVHAEGLDAYVVRRLNLQFRDVDWTRWDELLRVVHHPKDEVTVALVGKYIDLPDAYLSVAEALRAGGFDNDARVILRWIASDECATPEAAARLLGDVDAICIPGGFGVRGIEGKIGAIRYAREQGVPILGLCLGLQCMVIEVARDLAGLDQANSSEFDPDAEQPVIATMEEQKHIVDGTGDLGGTMRLGLYPANLADGSIVRSLYGAPSVQERHRHRYEVNNAYRDKLETAGLVFSGLSPDNELVEFIELDRSVHPYFVATQAHPELRSRPTKPHPLFSGLVAAAIERQRESRLPVEDPKPVAKKTEKPAAKAETVKAR
- a CDS encoding glycosyltransferase family 4 protein, translated to MRIGLLLAESRGGIGQHVASLVPRFVSAGHEVVVCAPPGTAEHFEFAPATVVSQAAGLRECDVIHAHGYRAGMTALRDRSRLRPLVVTWHNAVIAPGPRGLVMRMGQRLVARGADLTLGASSDLVDLAKSLGARNAQLAPVAAPAMPRIRARRAAVRRELGLGDQPMVLTVGRLAPQKDYPTLLSVASRVHESTPDAVFVVVGDGPLRDNLQARIDAEELPVRLLGHRNDVADLLGAADVFLLTSHWEARALVLQEAMQVGVPVVATAVGGVPELVGDSAVLAFPADADGLADGVRAVLAEPDTANAMRTRGRELASRWMDEDAVAKNLLDIYAGLVATGG